The Pirellulimonas nuda genome includes a region encoding these proteins:
- a CDS encoding thiazole synthase — MPDPLRIGRHTLSSRLIVGTGKYATHAQMQQALERSGTDCVTVAVRRERLIDAQGRNLLDFIDTSRYTLLPNTAGCFNAEDAVRVARLGRELLSGLENPGADWVKLECLADKRTLLPDPIETVKATEQLVADGFEVLVYTSDDPIVARRLKNAGAASVMPAGSPIGSGQGVLNANNIRICLEYLKEGDPEYPVIVDAGVGAASDVAAAMELGVDGVLLNTAIAHAKDPLRMADAMRLACEAGRLSWQSGRIPKRLYATASSPDEGVITWQPAG; from the coding sequence ATGCCCGACCCGCTCCGCATCGGCCGTCACACGCTCAGCAGTCGGCTGATCGTCGGCACCGGAAAGTACGCCACGCACGCCCAGATGCAGCAGGCCCTGGAGCGCAGCGGGACCGACTGTGTGACCGTGGCCGTACGCCGCGAGCGGCTGATCGACGCCCAGGGGCGGAACCTGCTCGACTTCATCGACACCAGCCGCTACACGCTGCTGCCCAACACGGCCGGCTGCTTCAACGCCGAAGACGCGGTGCGCGTGGCGCGGCTGGGACGCGAGCTGCTGAGCGGGCTGGAGAACCCGGGCGCCGACTGGGTGAAGCTGGAGTGCCTGGCCGACAAGCGGACGCTGCTGCCCGACCCGATCGAGACGGTCAAAGCGACCGAGCAACTAGTGGCGGACGGTTTCGAGGTGTTGGTGTACACCTCCGACGACCCGATCGTGGCCCGCCGGCTGAAGAACGCCGGCGCGGCGAGCGTGATGCCGGCCGGCAGCCCGATCGGCTCTGGCCAGGGGGTGCTCAACGCGAACAACATCCGCATCTGCCTGGAGTACTTGAAGGAAGGAGACCCGGAGTACCCGGTGATCGTAGACGCCGGCGTGGGCGCCGCCAGCGACGTTGCCGCCGCGATGGAGCTGGGCGTAGACGGCGTGCTGCTGAACACCGCGATCGCGCACGCCAAGGACCCGCTGCGGATGGCCGACGCGATGCGGCTGGCGTGCGAAGCCGGCCGGCTGAGCTGGCAGAGCGGCCGGATCCCGAAGCGGCTGTACGCGACCGCGAGCAGCCCGGACGAGGGGGTGATTACGTGGCAGCCGGCGGGTTAA
- the thiS gene encoding sulfur carrier protein ThiS has product MIQIEVNGEPREAPEGASVSDLLELLEIRVKHVAVERNLAVVPRALHAQTLLAPGDRLEVVTLVGGG; this is encoded by the coding sequence ATGATTCAGATCGAGGTCAACGGCGAGCCGCGCGAGGCGCCCGAAGGCGCCTCCGTGAGCGACCTGCTAGAGCTGCTAGAGATCCGCGTGAAGCACGTCGCGGTCGAGCGGAACCTAGCGGTCGTGCCGCGGGCCCTGCACGCCCAGACGCTGCTCGCCCCCGGCGACCGCCTAGAGGTGGTCACGCTGGTCGGCGGCGGCTAG
- a CDS encoding RNA polymerase sigma factor: MPPPAAATILSAMATSDPQPAAALIPADAFAQHAPWLRGVLLARLRDPHAAEEALQEVATALARDGARLRDPAKLGPWLYRVAVVTALQHRRREGRRRKRVGRYWQREGFSEHDDQQPDPLDWLLEQEQRTLVRTALDRLPTRDAEILLLKYSQDWSYQQIADHLGLRLPAVEGRLHRARKRLRGVLVAADPSLAVSHS, encoded by the coding sequence ATGCCGCCCCCCGCGGCGGCAACTATCCTTTCAGCCATGGCGACCAGCGACCCCCAACCCGCCGCGGCCCTGATTCCGGCAGATGCGTTTGCGCAGCACGCCCCGTGGCTGCGGGGGGTGCTGCTAGCAAGGTTACGAGACCCACACGCGGCCGAGGAGGCGCTGCAGGAAGTAGCCACGGCGCTCGCCCGCGACGGCGCCCGGCTGCGCGACCCCGCCAAGCTGGGCCCGTGGCTCTACCGCGTGGCGGTGGTCACGGCCCTGCAGCACCGCAGACGCGAGGGGCGTCGGCGGAAGCGGGTGGGCCGTTACTGGCAACGCGAGGGCTTCAGCGAACACGACGACCAGCAGCCCGACCCGCTCGACTGGCTGCTGGAACAAGAACAACGGACTTTGGTGCGGACGGCCCTCGACCGGCTGCCGACCCGCGACGCAGAGATCTTGCTGCTCAAGTACTCACAGGACTGGAGCTACCAACAAATTGCCGACCACCTGGGCCTGAGGCTGCCGGCCGTCGAGGGCCGGCTGCACCGGGCCCGCAAGCGGCTGCGAGGCGTGCTGGTAGCGGCCGACCCGTCGCTGGCCGTTTCGCATTCGTAG
- a CDS encoding PDZ domain-containing protein — MRVIFGRALLGMVVAAGVAPALAQVNVDAPGAKVEVGPDNGPGAVDVDAGGGNGVRVNAPGVRVRVGGAEGNTIQVGPDGVPVMPRPDTTLVAPDAAPAPRYWLGVVGGEVSPELRAQLNLEGTGVIVREVVADSPAEKAGVKAFDIIVGSANGDGGEAAIGSMDDLSRLVAEVGVEGGQFDLQVIRGGKQMSLAVTPEARPNQPERPLTREPGVAIDGPNNFHFRLFGPGAMVQQQRVEQYVVDGTSVKIETQNGQTSVQVERDGDSWDLDPNVPEALAQLPADVRVTVDGILAKRDANQGPVNVDVDVDGLLNRLPQIFQNRGARRGMMSDPDMQQEFERMRAELREMRKQLGMPAENEAPAFDPNAPAPPAAVAPKIDIEIPADAE; from the coding sequence ATGCGAGTGATCTTTGGTCGCGCCCTGTTGGGCATGGTGGTCGCCGCCGGCGTAGCGCCGGCCCTGGCGCAGGTGAATGTTGACGCCCCCGGCGCCAAGGTCGAGGTGGGCCCCGACAACGGTCCGGGCGCCGTAGATGTTGACGCGGGGGGCGGCAACGGCGTCCGTGTGAACGCCCCCGGGGTGCGGGTGCGTGTGGGGGGCGCTGAAGGCAACACGATTCAGGTCGGCCCGGACGGCGTCCCCGTGATGCCGCGGCCCGACACCACGCTCGTGGCCCCCGACGCGGCGCCTGCGCCGCGCTACTGGCTGGGGGTCGTCGGCGGCGAGGTGAGCCCCGAGCTGCGGGCCCAGCTCAACCTGGAAGGGACCGGCGTGATCGTGCGTGAGGTGGTGGCCGACAGCCCCGCCGAGAAGGCGGGCGTCAAGGCGTTCGACATCATCGTCGGAAGCGCTAATGGGGACGGGGGCGAAGCGGCCATCGGCTCGATGGACGACCTCAGCCGGCTGGTGGCCGAGGTCGGCGTCGAGGGTGGCCAGTTCGACCTGCAAGTGATCCGTGGCGGCAAGCAGATGTCGCTGGCGGTCACCCCCGAGGCGCGTCCCAACCAGCCCGAGCGCCCGTTGACGCGTGAGCCGGGCGTGGCGATTGACGGCCCGAACAACTTCCACTTCCGCTTGTTCGGCCCGGGCGCCATGGTGCAGCAGCAGCGAGTAGAGCAGTACGTGGTCGATGGCACTTCGGTAAAAATCGAAACCCAGAACGGCCAGACGAGCGTCCAAGTCGAGCGCGACGGTGATAGCTGGGACCTCGATCCCAACGTCCCCGAGGCGCTGGCGCAACTGCCGGCCGACGTGCGGGTGACGGTCGACGGCATCCTCGCCAAGCGCGACGCCAACCAGGGCCCGGTGAACGTAGACGTCGACGTCGACGGCCTGCTGAACCGCTTGCCGCAGATCTTCCAGAACCGCGGCGCCCGCCGCGGGATGATGAGCGACCCTGACATGCAGCAGGAGTTCGAGCGGATGCGGGCCGAGCTGCGTGAGATGCGTAAGCAGCTCGGCATGCCGGCCGAGAACGAGGCCCCGGCGTTCGACCCGAACGCCCCCGCCCCCCCGGCGGCCGTGGCGCCAAAGATCGACATCGAGATCCCGGCCGACGCCGAGTGA
- a CDS encoding SDR family NAD(P)-dependent oxidoreductase codes for METLPTFIVTGATQGIGRAVATALSARGRAVVAVGRSQERLASLQAQCGPRLTALGADLSTAAGVERVAACLPPAVEVAGIVHAAGSLVPLEPYERIDPDALAEHFRIHVGAPIALYQALSRDHAIRRMAFVDSYSASAVRIGWSAYSIVKAGAQMAARCAREELARTRSFRVFPGAVNTQIVATVLASQTETAAAFAGIIERGELAEPDEAAGFIVWLLLDAPDDLLSSRDAFDYNNPADRGLSSQPHPPGKPDA; via the coding sequence GTGGAGACACTACCAACGTTCATCGTGACCGGCGCCACTCAGGGGATCGGGCGGGCCGTGGCGACGGCCCTGTCGGCTCGGGGGCGCGCGGTTGTCGCCGTGGGGCGGTCGCAGGAGCGCCTCGCGTCGCTGCAGGCCCAGTGCGGGCCGCGTCTGACGGCCCTGGGCGCCGACCTGTCGACCGCGGCGGGCGTCGAGCGTGTCGCGGCGTGCCTGCCGCCTGCGGTAGAGGTCGCCGGCATCGTGCACGCCGCCGGCTCGCTCGTGCCGCTAGAGCCGTACGAGCGGATCGACCCAGACGCGCTGGCGGAGCACTTCCGGATCCACGTCGGCGCGCCGATTGCTTTGTACCAGGCTTTGAGTCGCGATCACGCGATTCGGCGGATGGCGTTCGTCGACAGCTATTCCGCCAGCGCCGTACGCATCGGCTGGTCCGCCTACTCAATCGTCAAGGCCGGCGCGCAAATGGCCGCTAGGTGCGCCCGCGAAGAGCTGGCCCGGACGCGCTCGTTCCGCGTGTTCCCCGGCGCGGTCAACACACAGATCGTGGCGACGGTGCTCGCGTCGCAGACCGAAACAGCCGCGGCTTTTGCGGGGATAATCGAGCGGGGCGAGCTGGCCGAGCCCGACGAGGCGGCGGGTTTCATCGTCTGGTTGCTGTTGGACGCCCCGGACGATTTGTTGAGCTCGCGTGACGCGTTCGACTACAACAACCCAGCAGACCGCGGGCTAAGCAGCCAACCCCACCCACCAGGGAAGCCCGACGCATAA
- a CDS encoding serine hydrolase, with protein sequence MKNHVGLFATVLLIAAGAPAVVSAADADAELAAQVDRLAQPYADSGTVVGMSVGVRKGDQSVVRGYGRFSADDARAPDGKTVYEIGSVSKVFTSLLLADAVANNRVSLVTPVDELLPAGVVMKRRDAALPIRLWHLATHTSGLPRLPDNLDPSDPNNPYADYDGRRLAAFLVTNQPRKKPGEEMAYSNFGAGLLGELLAQEQKTSYAALLESQVAAPLGLTDTRIKLSDDQQARLAPPHLDGGPKGHTWDLNKLAGAGGIRSTTDDMLRFAGAQLHPPEGKLGQAIDLAWQVHQKPIAEADFAMGLGWHVARDGDTRWHNGQTGGYHAAVFVSRKHDAAAVVLTNTATGEVDQLAEQLVRMLAGASEKPRKFDKRVVVAPETMERYVGKYQIQPGAVFTVAVEGDQLMVGLTGQQMLPVYPRSDTKWFYKVVDAELTFKVDRAGRCNTLELFQNGVRQTAKRIE encoded by the coding sequence ATGAAAAACCACGTAGGATTGTTCGCAACCGTGCTGCTGATCGCCGCCGGCGCCCCCGCCGTGGTTTCCGCCGCGGACGCCGACGCAGAACTCGCCGCCCAGGTCGATCGGCTCGCGCAGCCCTACGCCGACAGCGGGACGGTGGTCGGCATGTCGGTCGGGGTCCGCAAGGGGGATCAGAGCGTGGTCCGCGGCTACGGGCGCTTCTCGGCGGACGATGCGCGGGCGCCCGATGGCAAAACGGTCTACGAGATCGGCTCGGTCTCCAAGGTGTTCACCAGCCTGCTGCTGGCGGACGCGGTCGCCAACAACCGGGTGTCGCTGGTCACGCCGGTCGACGAGCTGTTGCCGGCCGGGGTGGTGATGAAGCGGCGCGACGCGGCGCTCCCCATCCGGCTGTGGCACCTGGCGACGCACACCTCGGGGCTCCCCCGGCTCCCCGACAACCTCGACCCCAGCGACCCGAACAACCCGTACGCCGACTACGACGGCCGGCGCTTGGCCGCGTTCTTGGTTACGAATCAGCCACGCAAGAAGCCGGGCGAAGAGATGGCGTACTCCAACTTCGGCGCCGGCCTGCTGGGCGAGCTGCTGGCCCAAGAACAGAAGACCAGCTACGCGGCGCTGCTGGAGAGCCAGGTCGCGGCGCCGTTGGGGCTCACCGACACACGCATCAAGCTCAGCGACGACCAGCAGGCCCGCCTGGCGCCGCCCCACCTCGATGGCGGCCCCAAGGGCCACACGTGGGACCTGAACAAGCTGGCGGGCGCCGGCGGGATCCGCTCAACCACGGACGACATGCTGCGCTTCGCCGGCGCGCAGCTCCATCCCCCCGAGGGGAAACTGGGCCAGGCGATCGACCTCGCGTGGCAGGTGCACCAGAAGCCCATCGCCGAGGCCGACTTCGCGATGGGCCTGGGCTGGCACGTCGCCCGCGACGGCGACACCCGCTGGCACAACGGCCAAACCGGCGGCTACCACGCTGCGGTGTTCGTCAGCCGCAAGCACGACGCCGCGGCGGTGGTGCTCACGAACACCGCCACGGGCGAGGTCGACCAGCTCGCGGAGCAGCTCGTCCGCATGCTGGCGGGCGCAAGCGAGAAGCCGCGTAAGTTCGACAAGCGCGTTGTGGTGGCGCCGGAGACGATGGAGCGGTACGTCGGCAAGTACCAGATCCAGCCCGGCGCGGTGTTCACCGTGGCGGTCGAAGGGGACCAACTCATGGTCGGCCTCACCGGCCAGCAGATGCTGCCGGTTTACCCCCGCAGCGACACCAAGTGGTTTTACAAAGTGGTGGACGCAGAGCTAACGTTCAAGGTCGACCGCGCGGGCCGCTGCAACACGCTGGAGTTGTTTCAGAACGGCGTTCGGCAGACGGCCAAGCGGATCGAGTGA